The proteins below come from a single Hemibagrus wyckioides isolate EC202008001 linkage group LG22, SWU_Hwy_1.0, whole genome shotgun sequence genomic window:
- the LOC131343774 gene encoding RLA class I histocompatibility antigen, alpha chain 11/11-like, which translates to MEEGSVLMKVLLLLSFSPLSLSDTHSLQYLFTAVTARINFTSVGLLDGQQFQYYDSNIRKMIPKTEWMKKISVDDPDYWKSEMEKQQDEQDTFIFHLISVMQSFKQTEGVHTLQRMYVCELYDNSTTRGYDQFGYDGEDFITLDLNTGTWTADKPQAVIIIKEWDPTGYEAKKQKSYLEKECIDWIKKFVSYGRETLERKDPPTPSVFQKHSPSPEVVCHATGFFPKEVMISWRKGGEGVSEGVELREALPNQDGSFQKRSILKVPAEDLQKHTYTCVIQHSSLKEELVLNVNINNH; encoded by the exons ATGGAGGAGGGCAGCGTTTTAATGAAAGTTctgctccttctctctttttctcctctttcatTATCAG acacacactctcttcagTATCTCTTCACTGCAGTGACAGCAAGGATAAATTTCACTTCTGTTGGTCTGCTGGATGGACAGCAGTTTCAGTATTACGACAGTAACATCAGGAAGATGATCCCAAAGACAGAGTGGATGAAGAAGATCAGTGTTGATGATCCAGATTACTGGAAAAGCGAGATGGAGAAGCAGCAGGATGAACAGGACACCTTCATATTCCACCTGATTTCTGTAATGCAAAGTTTTAAACAGACTGAAG gagttcaCACACTCCAGAGGATGTACGTCTGTGAGCTCTATGATAACAGCACCACTAGAGGATATGATCAGTTCGGTTATGATGGAGAAGATTTCATCACTCTGGACCTGAACACTGGAACCTGGACTGCAGATAAACCTCAAGCTGTGATCATTATAAAGGAGTGGGATCCTACAGGATATGAGGCTAAGAAGCAGAAGAGCTACCTGGAGAAGGAGTGTATTGATTGGATAAAGAAGTTTGTGTCTTACGGCAGAGAGACTCTGGAGAGGAAAG aTCCTCCTACACCATCAGTGTTCCAGAAACACTCGCCTTCTCCAGAGGTGGTGTGTCACGCTACaggtttcttccccaaagaGGTGATGATCTCCTGGAGGAAGGGCGGAGAGGGCGTGAGCGAGGGCGTGGAGCTCAGAGAGGCGTTACCCAACCAGGATGGAAGCTTCCAGAAGAGAAGCATTCTGAAAGTCCCAGCTGAGgatctgcagaaacacacctacacctgcgTGATTCAGCACAGCAGCTTGAAGGAGGAGTTAGTGCTGAATGTGAACATAAACAATCAT